The Pseudostreptobacillus hongkongensis genome contains the following window.
TTATTTTCTTTTTATTATACTTTATTAACCCTTCATCAATCCAATTATATATACTTTTTTTAGATACCATATCATTATATTTTAAAGTCATAGAAGAGTGTATGTGTGAAATTGGTTGTCCTTTATTTATTCTAATAGCAACCTCATTTAGATACTTTTCTTGCTTCAAACTTATTCTTTTACCTCTTTTATTATCATAATCTTTTTGTGCTTCATTTACATCATATATTAAATAGTCATAAGTACAAGTATTAGATAAATATCTAGGACATTTATTACATACTTTAGGATGTGTATTTAATATGGGGCATAATCTTTCTATATTATCAAACTCATTTCCTATATTTATTCTTTTAGTATTTTTAAACAATATTTTTCTATTATTAATTTCTCTAAATATTCTATGATATGAAACATCTATTATATCAGCTATTTCTTTTATACTCTTATTTTCTTTTAATAAAATTTCAATTTTTAATCTTTCTTTTATGGTTAAATGCATTTTCTTTCCCTTCCTTTTTT
Protein-coding sequences here:
- a CDS encoding helix-turn-helix domain-containing protein, whose translation is KRKGKKMHLTIKERLKIEILLKENKSIKEIADIIDVSYHRIFREINNRKILFKNTKRINIGNEFDNIERLCPILNTHPKVCNKCPRYLSNTCTYDYLIYDVNEAQKDYDNKRGKRISLKQEKYLNEVAIRINKGQPISHIHSSMTLKYNDMVSKKSIYNWIDEGLIKYNKKKIKIPKNNEKILYEKSNKIDRLVGMDYERFLSYTSDNPRKTIVEIDLVEGCRINGRNSGYILTMFIPLL